The following are from one region of the Etheostoma spectabile isolate EspeVRDwgs_2016 chromosome 15, UIUC_Espe_1.0, whole genome shotgun sequence genome:
- the LOC116702746 gene encoding glutamine-rich protein 2 isoform X1, with product MSEENISLFELLDLAIGTPQRGAVNFSALHALLHAVLGQLDIRELKTPFRDAHPDALVGVTPPQLDYDTEGEQHQLDGDISTVQQEREASSSSPTPSSGPAATDQWRLHSRIQTCEDGVAKAMKLIQEVQSQNLKNWKKDTNKKMKEETEEETEKEMKEEMEDETEDETEEEMTEEMEDKMEDETEEEMTEEMKKETKELRLQKKMVGVPSGTASDMEKCCLRVDALEKSVRSLRNTLQKYPDPKELSQCVTWDDMQSTLLSERENLQKELVNSGVVDPATHIPFNSNFTAVRTVPSHTGTPSSPQPVQDTGRTEAPSPPAISQQISTGTLKATEPPSIPSGPPQHPAAGPTAAGAPLAREASGSETAEALTSNGKLKERFGKLEARVAALEEDKVDQSQLMHLKKLITNHDSQDALNNLMDQLNQQQDVIDSLIRDRDKLDMLMNVTGHDRESTSEAASGSEESDSKASHELRHQIYYLRKSLQKVEDDIKQLKARQASSMERAKDRHLQDQLDDPRGMLQDMMQFLTCQLSDAELDESNDSQGIGQSKDQRPELTTSTVNMGRKLSLLFQHYEQLQDTVNSLLQQQTGGRAGPLKDIEELQLVNDVQKVILHLQAECQKLHETTRCLHEDNRQKQSHIEELYKTTEELGEKKADKEMVASEIKADKFALESKVSRLQFDSVTEQLNVMFHELLNKVTGHEQDWHKVVNKLSTEMERKLNRMELDSVKDQLENRWKNIHEKLQAQGAPEHEDAAGIKKQLVDRFHCLSCDRPVVMHTPGQHLAKQPSTPGFPSHKSIRPFTVYALEQFRQHYRSLKPGSNRYNFVGAGRRRKQLQKSHTVMCRQIESIQRKQWDSTPPHGTAGDSLIQNQPGVQHERISEMTDYGHMAASRSCGGSHTVTLAGQRRPVLQFMKHNPQTEVDAVIPAEEVDIIGLDGHIYKGRLNASTIRNTETKLPTISTKDGMCKTKDKAKSSSSHKTASSPEVGHSPPVYSPHSAKSAQCSRSTSSSSGRDWPVSALGCTSQLGSVSPASAAAVSLNTEPASEQLLNL from the exons ATGTCGGAGGAGAACATTAGCTTGTTTGAGTTGTTGGATTTAGCCATCGGGACACCCCAGAGAGGAGCTGTCAACTTCAGCGCCCTACACGCCCTGCTCCACGCTGTGCTCGGGCAGCTGGATATCCGGGAGTTAAAGACCCCGTTTAGGGACGCACACCCTGATGCTCTGGTGGGTGTCACCCCTCCCCAACTGGACTACGACACAGAGGGGGAACAGCACCAGTTGGACGGGGACATTTCCACGGTGCAGCAGGAGCGGGAagcctcctcctcatccccgACCCCCTCCTCCGGTCCCGCGGCGACCGACCAGTGGAGGCTGCACTCCCGCATTCAGACCTGCGAGGACGGCGTCGCCAAG GCCATGAAGCTCATACAGGAGGTCCAAAGCCAAAATCTGAAGAATTGGAAGaaagacacaaataaaaagatgaaggaAGAGAcggaggaagagacagagaaagagatgaaGGAAGAGATGGAAGACGAGACGGAGGATGAGACGGAGGAAGAGATGACGGAAGAGATGGAagacaagatggaggatgagaCGGAGGAAGAGATGACGGAAGAGatgaagaaagagacaaaggagCTCCGCCTTCAGAAGAAG ATGGTTGGTGTTCCATCAGGGACGGCCTCCGATATGGAGAAGTGCTGCCTCCGTGTGGACGCTCTGGAGAAAAGTGTG AGGTCTCTGAGGAATACACTTCAGAAGTATCCAGACCCCAAGGAGCTGAGTCAGTGTGTGACCTGGGACGACATGCAGTCCACTCTGCTCAGCGAGAGAGAAAACCTGCAGAAG gaGCTTGTAAATTCAGGGGTTGTTGATCCAGCCACACACATCCCTTTTAACAGCAACTTCACCGCTGTAAGAACTGTGCCTTCTCATACAGGCACGCCCTCCTCCCCCCAACCAGTCCAGGATACTGGCAGGACAGAAGCTCCTAGTCCTCCTGCCATTTCTCAACAGATTTCAACAGGCACCCTGAAGGCCACGGAGCCTCCTTCAATCCCGTCAGGGccaccacagcatcctgcagcaggCCCGACAGCTGCCGGTGCACCCCTGGCTCGGGAGGCCAGCGGCTCAGAGACGGCGGAGGCCCTGACGAGCAACGGCAAACTGAAGGAGCGGTTTGGCAAGCTGGAAGCTCGTGTTGCTGCGCTGGAAGAAGATAAGGTGGACCAGTCACAGCTGATGCACCTTAAAAAACTCATCACCAACCATG ACTCCCAGGATGCATTGAATAACCTGATGGATCAGCTGAACCAGCAGCAGGATGTAATAGACAGCCTGATAAGGGACCGGGACAAG CTGGACATGTTAATGAACGTAACCGGCCACGACAGAGAAAGCACCTCAGAGGCAGCTTCAGGGAGCGAGGAGTCAGACAGCAAAGCCTCTCATGAGCTCAGACATCAAATATACTACCTCAG GAAGTCTTTGCAGAAGGTGGAGGATGACATAAAGCAGCTGAAGGCTAGACAGGCGTCATCTATGGAGAGAGCAAAAGACCGACACCTACAAGATCAG CTTGACGACCCACGAGGCATGTTGCAGGACATGATGCAGTTCTTGACCTGTCAGCTGTCCGATGCTGAGCTGGATGAGAGCAATGATAGCCAGGGCATCGGTCAGAGTAAAGATCAGAGACCAGAGTTGACCACCAGCACAGTGAACATGGGCAGGAAGCTCAGCCTTCTGTTCCAGCACTATGAGCAGCTGCAGGACACAGTGAACAGCCTTCTCCAACAGCAGActggaggcagagcagggccACTGAAGGACATAGAG GAATTGCAGCTGGTGAACGATGTGCAGAAGGTGATCCTGCACCTTCAGGCAGAGTGTCAAAAGCTGCATGAAACCACCAGATGTCTGCACGAGGacaacagacagaaacaaagcCACATAGAG GAGCTGTACAAGACGACAGAGGAGCTGGGGGAGAAGAAGGCCGACAAGGAGATGGTTGCGAGTGAAATT AAAGCAGATAAATTTGCTCTGGAGAGCAAAGTGAGCCGTCTGCAGTTTGACTCTGTGACAGAGCAGCTCAACGTCATGTTCCACGAGCTGTTGAACAAGGTGACCGGTCATGAGCAGGACTGGCACAAAGTCGTCAACAAACTCTCTACCGAAATGGAACGTAAG TTGAATAGGATGGAGTTGGACTCCGTGAAGGATCAGCTGGAAAATCGCTGGAAGAACATCCACGAGAAGCTGCAGGCTCAGGGGGCACCAGAGCACGAGGATGCTGCTGGTATCAAGAA ACAACTCGTGGATAGATTTCACTGCCTCTCCTGTGACCGACCTGTTGTCATGCACACCCCCGGACA GCATCTGGCGAAGCAGCCGTCCACTCCTGGATTCCCCTCCCACAAGTCCATCAGGCCGTTTACTGTTTACGCTCTGGAGCAGTTTCGACAGCACTACAGGAG TCTGAAACCAGGGTCCAACCGCTACAACTTTGTGGGAGCTGGCAGGAGAAGGAAGCAGCTCCAGAAGAGCCATACTGTGATGTGCAGACAGATAGAGAGCATACAGAGGAAACAGTGGgacagtacccccccccacGGCACCGCGGGCGACAGCCTGATCCAAAACCAGCCGGGAGTCCAGCA CGAGCGGATCTCTGAAATGACGGACTACGGTCACATGGCTGCGTCGCGGAGCTGCGGGGGGAGTCACACAGTGACCTTGGCAGGCCAGCGACGCCCCGTCCTGCAGTTCATGAAGCACAACCCCCAGACAGAGGTGGACGCTGTGATTCCG GCGGAGGAGGTTGATATCATTGGACTGGACGGGCATATTTACAAAGGTCGCCTGAATGCATCTACCATCAGAAATACAGAAACTAAACTACCTACAATCTCTACCAAAGACG GCATGTGCAAAACCAAAGACAAGGCAAAGTCCTCCTCGTCCCACAAAACGGCTTCTTCTCCAGAGGTGGGACACAGCCCTCCGGTTTATTCCCCCCACAGTGCCAAGAGTGCCCAGTGCAGCCGCTCAA CCTCCAGCAGCTCCGGGAGGGACTGGCCCGTGTCGGCTCTGGGCTGCACGTCTCAGCTCGGCTCTGTCTCTCCGGCTTCAGCTGCAGCAGTGAGCCTGAACACGGAGCCTGCTTCTGAGCAGCTGCTCAACCTGTAA
- the LOC116702746 gene encoding glutamine-rich protein 2 isoform X3: MSEENISLFELLDLAIGTPQRGAVNFSALHALLHAVLGQLDIRELKTPFRDAHPDALVGVTPPQLDYDTEGEQHQLDGDISTVQQEREASSSSPTPSSGPAATDQWRLHSRIQTCEDGVAKAMKLIQEVQSQNLKNWKKDTNKKMKEETEEETEKEMKEEMEDETEDETEEEMTEEMEDKMEDETEEEMTEEMKKETKELRLQKKMVGVPSGTASDMEKCCLRVDALEKSVRSLRNTLQKYPDPKELSQCVTWDDMQSTLLSERENLQKELVNSGVVDPATHIPFNSNFTAVRTVPSHTGTPSSPQPVQDTGRTEAPSPPAISQQISTGTLKATEPPSIPSGPPQHPAAGPTAAGAPLAREASGSETAEALTSNGKLKERFGKLEARVAALEEDKVDQSQLMHLKKLITNHDSQDALNNLMDQLNQQQDVIDSLIRDRDKELQLVNDVQKVILHLQAECQKLHETTRCLHEDNRQKQSHIEELYKTTEELGEKKADKEMVASEIKADKFALESKVSRLQFDSVTEQLNVMFHELLNKVTGHEQDWHKVVNKLSTEMERKLNRMELDSVKDQLENRWKNIHEKLQAQGAPEHEDAAGIKKQLVDRFHCLSCDRPVVMHTPGQHLAKQPSTPGFPSHKSIRPFTVYALEQFRQHYRSLKPGSNRYNFVGAGRRRKQLQKSHTVMCRQIESIQRKQWDSTPPHGTAGDSLIQNQPGVQHERISEMTDYGHMAASRSCGGSHTVTLAGQRRPVLQFMKHNPQTEVDAVIPAEEVDIIGLDGHIYKGRLNASTIRNTETKLPTISTKDGMCKTKDKAKSSSSHKTASSPEVGHSPPVYSPHSAKSAQCSRSTSSSSGRDWPVSALGCTSQLGSVSPASAAAVSLNTEPASEQLLNL; this comes from the exons ATGTCGGAGGAGAACATTAGCTTGTTTGAGTTGTTGGATTTAGCCATCGGGACACCCCAGAGAGGAGCTGTCAACTTCAGCGCCCTACACGCCCTGCTCCACGCTGTGCTCGGGCAGCTGGATATCCGGGAGTTAAAGACCCCGTTTAGGGACGCACACCCTGATGCTCTGGTGGGTGTCACCCCTCCCCAACTGGACTACGACACAGAGGGGGAACAGCACCAGTTGGACGGGGACATTTCCACGGTGCAGCAGGAGCGGGAagcctcctcctcatccccgACCCCCTCCTCCGGTCCCGCGGCGACCGACCAGTGGAGGCTGCACTCCCGCATTCAGACCTGCGAGGACGGCGTCGCCAAG GCCATGAAGCTCATACAGGAGGTCCAAAGCCAAAATCTGAAGAATTGGAAGaaagacacaaataaaaagatgaaggaAGAGAcggaggaagagacagagaaagagatgaaGGAAGAGATGGAAGACGAGACGGAGGATGAGACGGAGGAAGAGATGACGGAAGAGATGGAagacaagatggaggatgagaCGGAGGAAGAGATGACGGAAGAGatgaagaaagagacaaaggagCTCCGCCTTCAGAAGAAG ATGGTTGGTGTTCCATCAGGGACGGCCTCCGATATGGAGAAGTGCTGCCTCCGTGTGGACGCTCTGGAGAAAAGTGTG AGGTCTCTGAGGAATACACTTCAGAAGTATCCAGACCCCAAGGAGCTGAGTCAGTGTGTGACCTGGGACGACATGCAGTCCACTCTGCTCAGCGAGAGAGAAAACCTGCAGAAG gaGCTTGTAAATTCAGGGGTTGTTGATCCAGCCACACACATCCCTTTTAACAGCAACTTCACCGCTGTAAGAACTGTGCCTTCTCATACAGGCACGCCCTCCTCCCCCCAACCAGTCCAGGATACTGGCAGGACAGAAGCTCCTAGTCCTCCTGCCATTTCTCAACAGATTTCAACAGGCACCCTGAAGGCCACGGAGCCTCCTTCAATCCCGTCAGGGccaccacagcatcctgcagcaggCCCGACAGCTGCCGGTGCACCCCTGGCTCGGGAGGCCAGCGGCTCAGAGACGGCGGAGGCCCTGACGAGCAACGGCAAACTGAAGGAGCGGTTTGGCAAGCTGGAAGCTCGTGTTGCTGCGCTGGAAGAAGATAAGGTGGACCAGTCACAGCTGATGCACCTTAAAAAACTCATCACCAACCATG ACTCCCAGGATGCATTGAATAACCTGATGGATCAGCTGAACCAGCAGCAGGATGTAATAGACAGCCTGATAAGGGACCGGGACAAG GAATTGCAGCTGGTGAACGATGTGCAGAAGGTGATCCTGCACCTTCAGGCAGAGTGTCAAAAGCTGCATGAAACCACCAGATGTCTGCACGAGGacaacagacagaaacaaagcCACATAGAG GAGCTGTACAAGACGACAGAGGAGCTGGGGGAGAAGAAGGCCGACAAGGAGATGGTTGCGAGTGAAATT AAAGCAGATAAATTTGCTCTGGAGAGCAAAGTGAGCCGTCTGCAGTTTGACTCTGTGACAGAGCAGCTCAACGTCATGTTCCACGAGCTGTTGAACAAGGTGACCGGTCATGAGCAGGACTGGCACAAAGTCGTCAACAAACTCTCTACCGAAATGGAACGTAAG TTGAATAGGATGGAGTTGGACTCCGTGAAGGATCAGCTGGAAAATCGCTGGAAGAACATCCACGAGAAGCTGCAGGCTCAGGGGGCACCAGAGCACGAGGATGCTGCTGGTATCAAGAA ACAACTCGTGGATAGATTTCACTGCCTCTCCTGTGACCGACCTGTTGTCATGCACACCCCCGGACA GCATCTGGCGAAGCAGCCGTCCACTCCTGGATTCCCCTCCCACAAGTCCATCAGGCCGTTTACTGTTTACGCTCTGGAGCAGTTTCGACAGCACTACAGGAG TCTGAAACCAGGGTCCAACCGCTACAACTTTGTGGGAGCTGGCAGGAGAAGGAAGCAGCTCCAGAAGAGCCATACTGTGATGTGCAGACAGATAGAGAGCATACAGAGGAAACAGTGGgacagtacccccccccacGGCACCGCGGGCGACAGCCTGATCCAAAACCAGCCGGGAGTCCAGCA CGAGCGGATCTCTGAAATGACGGACTACGGTCACATGGCTGCGTCGCGGAGCTGCGGGGGGAGTCACACAGTGACCTTGGCAGGCCAGCGACGCCCCGTCCTGCAGTTCATGAAGCACAACCCCCAGACAGAGGTGGACGCTGTGATTCCG GCGGAGGAGGTTGATATCATTGGACTGGACGGGCATATTTACAAAGGTCGCCTGAATGCATCTACCATCAGAAATACAGAAACTAAACTACCTACAATCTCTACCAAAGACG GCATGTGCAAAACCAAAGACAAGGCAAAGTCCTCCTCGTCCCACAAAACGGCTTCTTCTCCAGAGGTGGGACACAGCCCTCCGGTTTATTCCCCCCACAGTGCCAAGAGTGCCCAGTGCAGCCGCTCAA CCTCCAGCAGCTCCGGGAGGGACTGGCCCGTGTCGGCTCTGGGCTGCACGTCTCAGCTCGGCTCTGTCTCTCCGGCTTCAGCTGCAGCAGTGAGCCTGAACACGGAGCCTGCTTCTGAGCAGCTGCTCAACCTGTAA
- the LOC116702746 gene encoding glutamine-rich protein 2 isoform X2 encodes MSEENISLFELLDLAIGTPQRGAVNFSALHALLHAVLGQLDIRELKTPFRDAHPDALVGVTPPQLDYDTEGEQHQLDGDISTVQQEREASSSSPTPSSGPAATDQWRLHSRIQTCEDGVAKAMKLIQEVQSQNLKNWKKDTNKKMKEETEEETEKEMKEEMEDETEDETEEEMTEEMEDKMEDETEEEMTEEMKKETKELRLQKKMVGVPSGTASDMEKCCLRVDALEKSVRSLRNTLQKYPDPKELSQCVTWDDMQSTLLSERENLQKELVNSGVVDPATHIPFNSNFTAVRTVPSHTGTPSSPQPVQDTGRTEAPSPPAISQQISTGTLKATEPPSIPSGPPQHPAAGPTAAGAPLAREASGSETAEALTSNGKLKERFGKLEARVAALEEDKVDQSQLMHLKKLITNHDSQDALNNLMDQLNQQQDVIDSLIRDRDKLDMLMNVTGHDRESTSEAASGSEESDSKASHELRHQIYYLRKSLQKVEDDIKQLKARQASSMERAKDRHLQDQLDDPRGMLQDMMQFLTCQLSDAELDESNDSQGIGQSKDQRPELTTSTVNMGRKLSLLFQHYEQLQDTVNSLLQQQTGGRAGPLKDIEELQLVNDVQKVILHLQAECQKLHETTRCLHEDNRQKQSHIEELYKTTEELGEKKADKEMVASEIKADKFALESKVSRLQFDSVTEQLNVMFHELLNKVTGHEQDWHKVVNKLSTEMERKLNRMELDSVKDQLENRWKNIHEKLQAQGAPEHEDAAGIKKQLVDRFHCLSCDRPVVMHTPGQHLAKQPSTPGFPSHKSIRPFTVYALEQFRQHYRSERISEMTDYGHMAASRSCGGSHTVTLAGQRRPVLQFMKHNPQTEVDAVIPAEEVDIIGLDGHIYKGRLNASTIRNTETKLPTISTKDGMCKTKDKAKSSSSHKTASSPEVGHSPPVYSPHSAKSAQCSRSTSSSSGRDWPVSALGCTSQLGSVSPASAAAVSLNTEPASEQLLNL; translated from the exons ATGTCGGAGGAGAACATTAGCTTGTTTGAGTTGTTGGATTTAGCCATCGGGACACCCCAGAGAGGAGCTGTCAACTTCAGCGCCCTACACGCCCTGCTCCACGCTGTGCTCGGGCAGCTGGATATCCGGGAGTTAAAGACCCCGTTTAGGGACGCACACCCTGATGCTCTGGTGGGTGTCACCCCTCCCCAACTGGACTACGACACAGAGGGGGAACAGCACCAGTTGGACGGGGACATTTCCACGGTGCAGCAGGAGCGGGAagcctcctcctcatccccgACCCCCTCCTCCGGTCCCGCGGCGACCGACCAGTGGAGGCTGCACTCCCGCATTCAGACCTGCGAGGACGGCGTCGCCAAG GCCATGAAGCTCATACAGGAGGTCCAAAGCCAAAATCTGAAGAATTGGAAGaaagacacaaataaaaagatgaaggaAGAGAcggaggaagagacagagaaagagatgaaGGAAGAGATGGAAGACGAGACGGAGGATGAGACGGAGGAAGAGATGACGGAAGAGATGGAagacaagatggaggatgagaCGGAGGAAGAGATGACGGAAGAGatgaagaaagagacaaaggagCTCCGCCTTCAGAAGAAG ATGGTTGGTGTTCCATCAGGGACGGCCTCCGATATGGAGAAGTGCTGCCTCCGTGTGGACGCTCTGGAGAAAAGTGTG AGGTCTCTGAGGAATACACTTCAGAAGTATCCAGACCCCAAGGAGCTGAGTCAGTGTGTGACCTGGGACGACATGCAGTCCACTCTGCTCAGCGAGAGAGAAAACCTGCAGAAG gaGCTTGTAAATTCAGGGGTTGTTGATCCAGCCACACACATCCCTTTTAACAGCAACTTCACCGCTGTAAGAACTGTGCCTTCTCATACAGGCACGCCCTCCTCCCCCCAACCAGTCCAGGATACTGGCAGGACAGAAGCTCCTAGTCCTCCTGCCATTTCTCAACAGATTTCAACAGGCACCCTGAAGGCCACGGAGCCTCCTTCAATCCCGTCAGGGccaccacagcatcctgcagcaggCCCGACAGCTGCCGGTGCACCCCTGGCTCGGGAGGCCAGCGGCTCAGAGACGGCGGAGGCCCTGACGAGCAACGGCAAACTGAAGGAGCGGTTTGGCAAGCTGGAAGCTCGTGTTGCTGCGCTGGAAGAAGATAAGGTGGACCAGTCACAGCTGATGCACCTTAAAAAACTCATCACCAACCATG ACTCCCAGGATGCATTGAATAACCTGATGGATCAGCTGAACCAGCAGCAGGATGTAATAGACAGCCTGATAAGGGACCGGGACAAG CTGGACATGTTAATGAACGTAACCGGCCACGACAGAGAAAGCACCTCAGAGGCAGCTTCAGGGAGCGAGGAGTCAGACAGCAAAGCCTCTCATGAGCTCAGACATCAAATATACTACCTCAG GAAGTCTTTGCAGAAGGTGGAGGATGACATAAAGCAGCTGAAGGCTAGACAGGCGTCATCTATGGAGAGAGCAAAAGACCGACACCTACAAGATCAG CTTGACGACCCACGAGGCATGTTGCAGGACATGATGCAGTTCTTGACCTGTCAGCTGTCCGATGCTGAGCTGGATGAGAGCAATGATAGCCAGGGCATCGGTCAGAGTAAAGATCAGAGACCAGAGTTGACCACCAGCACAGTGAACATGGGCAGGAAGCTCAGCCTTCTGTTCCAGCACTATGAGCAGCTGCAGGACACAGTGAACAGCCTTCTCCAACAGCAGActggaggcagagcagggccACTGAAGGACATAGAG GAATTGCAGCTGGTGAACGATGTGCAGAAGGTGATCCTGCACCTTCAGGCAGAGTGTCAAAAGCTGCATGAAACCACCAGATGTCTGCACGAGGacaacagacagaaacaaagcCACATAGAG GAGCTGTACAAGACGACAGAGGAGCTGGGGGAGAAGAAGGCCGACAAGGAGATGGTTGCGAGTGAAATT AAAGCAGATAAATTTGCTCTGGAGAGCAAAGTGAGCCGTCTGCAGTTTGACTCTGTGACAGAGCAGCTCAACGTCATGTTCCACGAGCTGTTGAACAAGGTGACCGGTCATGAGCAGGACTGGCACAAAGTCGTCAACAAACTCTCTACCGAAATGGAACGTAAG TTGAATAGGATGGAGTTGGACTCCGTGAAGGATCAGCTGGAAAATCGCTGGAAGAACATCCACGAGAAGCTGCAGGCTCAGGGGGCACCAGAGCACGAGGATGCTGCTGGTATCAAGAA ACAACTCGTGGATAGATTTCACTGCCTCTCCTGTGACCGACCTGTTGTCATGCACACCCCCGGACA GCATCTGGCGAAGCAGCCGTCCACTCCTGGATTCCCCTCCCACAAGTCCATCAGGCCGTTTACTGTTTACGCTCTGGAGCAGTTTCGACAGCACTACAGGAG CGAGCGGATCTCTGAAATGACGGACTACGGTCACATGGCTGCGTCGCGGAGCTGCGGGGGGAGTCACACAGTGACCTTGGCAGGCCAGCGACGCCCCGTCCTGCAGTTCATGAAGCACAACCCCCAGACAGAGGTGGACGCTGTGATTCCG GCGGAGGAGGTTGATATCATTGGACTGGACGGGCATATTTACAAAGGTCGCCTGAATGCATCTACCATCAGAAATACAGAAACTAAACTACCTACAATCTCTACCAAAGACG GCATGTGCAAAACCAAAGACAAGGCAAAGTCCTCCTCGTCCCACAAAACGGCTTCTTCTCCAGAGGTGGGACACAGCCCTCCGGTTTATTCCCCCCACAGTGCCAAGAGTGCCCAGTGCAGCCGCTCAA CCTCCAGCAGCTCCGGGAGGGACTGGCCCGTGTCGGCTCTGGGCTGCACGTCTCAGCTCGGCTCTGTCTCTCCGGCTTCAGCTGCAGCAGTGAGCCTGAACACGGAGCCTGCTTCTGAGCAGCTGCTCAACCTGTAA